The DNA sequence CATGACAAACGCATGAGATATATCAGTCCAACTTTAAccaatatattatttttggaaaaataaagaaaaaaaattttttttcttttccccttatatatgtgtgtcgTGGTTCACATTCTCAATAGAtctttcatattttctaACATACAGAATACTTAAGggtaaaaacataataatgaGTGCTATAACAAGGAGCACAACTACGTTGGTTGGATCTATGCTTGTACCATCTTTGCTTATGATATGATCATAAAGCTTATCACAAAGTAAGGAAAAGAGTCCACCACATAAACTAGCGATTCCCAAtaattttccaaaaatagTAGATGGAAATGAATTTTggataaaacaatatatttggCTAGTATATATACTAGTAACACACATATAAAGGAAGGCAGAAATAAGACCAGCTACTTTATGCTTAATTAATGCTGTAAGATGCATAAGAGCTGAGCATGCATTCATAAGGATTATCATTATAGCTGctccatatttatttatgaatcTTCCAAAAATTATACAAGGAATACATGAAATTGGcattaaaatgttaataatatttataattgatCTATCATAACTAAAATATGTATCTGTCACCATACCGTAGAAAACGGtcgatatattaaataaaataaaataagtaataatacaaatactTGGATAGCttactaatattttaaaaaataataatatattttttttatgaaaatcaTCTCCATCTTCCCCAATGCTCCTTGACGTATTTGTCATTTTATCGTTATTTATTGTATCATCACTAATTGTGCTCTTTGTATGTTCAGACTTATTCCCTTCTTCATTTGttaagaatttatttttattatttttttttttttttttttttcccactTTTTCCGCCGACTTGTCACTACCGTCGATGTTGCTACTTCCGATATTGCTCCTTCCAACGTTACTACTACCTATGTTACTACTACCTATGTTACTACTACCTATGTTACTACTATTTATGTTACTACTATTTATGTTACTACTATTTATGTTACTCCGCTGAAGCTCCACATCGTCGTGCATGTACACTTTGCTCAACTTTTCCCCCCTTCCTCCTCCTCCTTCTTCCAACCCGTCTAGATACcttatattttcttcattattttcaatataataatCCAGCCCCTTAAATGGTTTTACAGGAAGTAAAAAGATAGCTATAAGTAAACAAGGCAATAGAATAAGCAATATATAGCCATAGCATATGGTAGAAAAGGCTATATTAGGATAGTGGGtgcatattaaatttaatgtaGCAGGAACAGCATAACTTA is a window from the Plasmodium malariae genome assembly, chromosome: 2 genome containing:
- the NPT1 gene encoding novel putative transporter 1, putative, with protein sequence MKESVGSKVKRFIKGLWLKTDPNLPGARQKTPLNISRFYLLIIIVIYTAVSACIYFDWSAIRKLLLNVGKYKHLNLGEYNDITVTPQYKKINNLYPITLAIHFTTSVFCGFLYDHIGPKFTAMLGQIFNIICWLFLSIDSTTIDTTLIGFIFLGLGADTAFIPILTISNLYPDASTFILTVVGAAASLSYAVPATLNLICTHYPNIAFSTICYGYILLILLPCLLIAIFLLPVKPFKGLDYYIENNEENIRYLDGLEEGGGGRGEKLSKVYMHDDVELQRSNINSSNINSSNINSSNIGSSNIGSSNIGSSNVGRSNIGSSNIDGSDKSAEKVGKKKKKKNNKNKFLTNEEGNKSEHTKSTISDDTINNDKMTNTSRSIGEDGDDFHKKNILLFFKILVSYPSICIITYFILFNISTVFYGMVTDTYFSYDRSIINIINILMPISCIPCIIFGRFINKYGAAIMIILMNACSALMHLTALIKHKVAGLISAFLYMCVTSIYTSQIYCFIQNSFPSTIFGKLLGIASLCGGLFSLLCDKLYDHIISKDGTSIDPTNVVVLLVIALIIMFLPLSILYVRKYERSIENVNHDTHI